A segment of the Lolium perenne isolate Kyuss_39 chromosome 3, Kyuss_2.0, whole genome shotgun sequence genome:
ctCAACCTtatatcttctcatactctatcatactatcttgagatgtataaagaattcttcacttggaatcaagctctcaagatcttgatcatgcatttcttatCACGTAAGATAGAGTAtgactaatattgagttccacataagaactccatctttatttcttcttcttgatcatatcacatatatatcttcaaatcgatgatcttgatgccaatacacaaggtgtatctttatcttcatggcatccatacttgaatccaacacatgaatacaagtagtacctatggaatattccttcatataaactcaatgaaaacattagtccataggggttgtcgttaattaccaaaaccacacataggggcaatatacccttacaatctcccccattttggcaattgatgacaaacacaataagagggtttatataatgaatattagagacaagtacacaacttatccgagaataagttgtatacaagaggttgtatttgatatggtcaagtaacacaaagctactatcccatatcaaaatcaactctactcacacaactacaactaatgcaagggatgtgagtagaaccaatatatatagagcaaactcccccacaatgtatgcacgtgtgatgaacatgaattcattgcatacattgtcaagattaacctttgggacaatttacactatatatatacaaccatgcaagacataccaatatggaatgcatgagaggcaaaacacttaagcacgaaccaaacttaagtataaaaccattcccttaaaccctctaaacttctcccccattggcatcgattgtcaaaatgggtgaaaattttagaaggccaatataatgtgagttcctccccaaagtgtgcacttctcataatttgagtggaatcaaatgcacatatccaatgatgaatacttgaaggaagtcaaactatattgaggatcaaagattgcataagaatcacatgatggagaaagttttcacaaataaagcaagcaataaaAGATCCaatttggacaaacaaagatatcatgataagagatatATAGTGCTTTgaataaaataaggaagctccccaaggttcgtgcataatTTATAGTGTTTGcaattgaatacaatatgcacaaacatggaatccttactccctctatatcatttagaacacaaccaagataaagataatatgcttatcaagaataacttgagtccaacaattacgagatatgagtgcatgacccACATTAGCGCGCTGCCATGCAGGAGGAGTACGACGCGCTGCAGCGCAACCGGACCTGGGAGCTGGTTCCCCGGCCCCCTCGCGCCAACGTCATCACcggcaaatgggtcttcaagcacaagctcGGTTCCGACGGTACTCTTGAGCGCTACAAGGCGCGCTGGGTCGTGCGCGGCTTTCGGCAACGCGATGGCGTCGACTTCACGGATACGTTTGCCCCGGTTGTCAAACCGGACACGATCCGCACGGTGTTGCACCTTGCCGCCTCTCGCGCGTGGCCCGTGCaccagatggacgtctccaacgccttcctCCATGGCCATTTGCAGGAGCGGGTGTACTGTCAGCAGCCCATCGGCTTTGTCGACACCGAGCGCCCCGATGACGTGTGCTTGCTCTCTCGGTCCTTGTATGGACTGAAGTAGGCGCcccgcgcctggtaccagcgcatctCCGGCTTCCTGCATCAGCTTGGCTTCCGCTCCACGCGTTCGGATGCGTCGCTATTCGTCTACCGGACCGGCAACGACATGGCCTACCTACTGctgtacgtcgacgacatcatcctGACGGCCTCCACTGCTGGGCTTCTTCGACAGCTCACCGACAGTCTTCGCGCTGAGTTCGCGCTGAAGGACCTTGGCCCGctccactacttcctcggcatcgaggttgtCCGGCGTGTGGACGGGTTCTTCCTTCATCAGCGGAAGTACACCCACGAGCTTCTCGAGCGTGCAGGGATGCTTAACTGCAACCCTGCACTTACTCCTGTCGACACGAAGGCCAAGCTCTCCGCCAGTGATGGGTCGCTGGCGTCCGACGCGCTGTTCTACCGCTCCATCATCGGTGCTCTCCAGTACTTGACGTTGACGCGCCCGGAGCTCTAGTACGATGTGCAGCAGGTGTGCTTGCATATGCATGCTCCTCGGGATGCTCATTGGGCTGCGGTGAAGCGGATTCTACACTACGTCTGTGGTACCATTGGCTACGGCTTGTCGTTGCATGCTTCGCCTTCGACGTCGACCGACCtcgtcgcctactcggacgcGGACTGGGCGGGATGCCCGGACACGCGGCGCTCCACCAGCGGTTACTGCATCTACCTCGGCTCGTCGCTTGTCTCTTGGTCCTCCAAGAGGCAGCCCACCGTGTCTCGCTCCAGTGCTGAGGCTGAGTACCGCATTGTGGCCAACGCTGTGGCCGAGTGCACGTGGCTTCGCCAGCTTCTGTTCGAGCTCTCTTGTCCTGTTGACAAGGCTACGTTGGTCTTCTGCGACAACGTGTCGgccgtctacctctccgccaaccccgTTCATCATCGGCGCACCAAGCACATCGAGTTAGACATCCACTTCGTTCGTGAGCAAGTTGCCCTCCGTCGCGTTCGAGTTCTTCACGTACCGACATCTCAGCAGTTTGCCGATATCATGACGAAGGGATTGTCGTCCACGACGTTTTCGGAGTTTCGCTCCAGTCTATGTGTCGGTGCCGACCCTTCGACTGTGGGgggtgttgagtaacatattgtataggtataggtccccgtgttttttcagggttgtacctgtaattgtacatgtgtccgcctatatatatatatgagcagccgGTCCTATTGGTGCAGTGCAATCTTCAATAACTCTTCTACAACAActaaaaagtccgaactgatgaaaaGAAACTAGGCATTGACGAGCTCTAGAAGAGGAGAAAAATCCACCACGGATGAGCTGCCTAGCTTAGCTCAAAGAATCTGCCCACCACCGGCAAGACGATGACGCGCTCGCTGACCAGTCATGAACCAGCGGCGGTGACAGTGGCGGCGGCGCCATGCTACTGCTGCGGATCCAGGCCAACCACGATCACGAACGTGCTCGCGGCGACACGATCTATGTACATCCGATCCCACGTACACGCCTTAGCTAGTGCACCAACCACGATCGAATATCGTAAGTCCAAGGATCAAGATCACCACAATGCGGCGTGCTACCGCAATGATCGTCGGCGCCGTCGCGCTCTGCTGCTGCCTCCTACTCGCCGGCGGTGGTGTCCGCGCGCAGCCGTTCGACTACCCAACGGCGAGCGTGCCGGCGACCTGGGCCAACATGGACGCGGCCCTGCCGCACCACGGCAGGGCACGCAGCACCGGCTGGTGTCGCTGCGGGACACGGGGTACTTCAACGACCACGTCACGAGCATGCGGGCCGTGGAGAGGGTGAGCGAGCAGGCGTGCAAGAAGGCATGCCTGGACGACTGCGCGTGCGCGGCGGCGCAGTTCTACTACGGCCCCGACGCCGGCGACGGGTTCTGCTACCTGCAGTCGGAGGTGTTGTCGATGCAGACGCTGCAGCCGGAGGTCGTGCACTACAACTCCACCATGCACATCAAGGTGCAGGCCAAATCGGCCAGGTCTTGACTCTTGATCACTATAATTACAAGGTCTTTGTGGAATGACACGAACTAGAGGCTggggcgccccatggggcgcctcCTCACCGTACAGTGGCACTCCAATCATGGACTAATCTCGCTCCTAGCAGATTTTATACCATCCAGTTGCAAGTTTGAAATCCTGAGCCTGACCGTTGATGTCCATCAAATCTAGTTTCATGCTAAAATGTATCAGGCCAATGCATTTTCTTATCCATATCCAGTATCTAGGAGCATCAGAAAGACATGTTCCCTTTgtcccaaattaattgactccgtTATATCTTagataaagttgagtcaattaatttgggatGGCAGGAGTACGTCGTATGTAGGAACAAACCTCATTATTTTGGTACCACAGGAGGCTAGCCAGATGTGAGGTAGATGACAGATAATTCAGAGTAAAAATGTATAAAATGTAATAAAAAAATACACACTGCTCATGTGCAAGTTGACAAGTTGTGACCAATATATTGTATAATAAAAAACTTGGTATCGGACACGTTAAGACTTGACACAATACATCATCGAtacatacaaaaaaaaaaagcaaggaTGTAACTTGCCAGCTACACTCCCATTTTTCCTTTTTACTTCCTCTGGTGGTCATCTGCTCCCTCGGCATCCAAGGATGTAATGCCTGCGTTAAAATGGATTACTTGCACCTTGCAACTGAGAAAAGAGTGATAGAAGGGAGAGCATGATCACTGTCAAATAATGAATGGACAACTTGATCAATCGTTGATGTCTCCTTTTAAGGTTGTACCTCAAAATGATTGGGTAGCAAGCTAGATTTTATAGGAAATCTGAAGGTTTTGTGATAATTTTAAAATCCTTTGAGAAACTGAACAACCCAACCAATCATGAATACTTCAGAGTTGCTGCACTGACCATCTGATGAAATAACATCTGATGAAGTAACAGTGCAAGCTTTCATATTTGACAGGTGAAGATAGCTCTTTTCtttttatgtttaccatgaaaGAATGGGCCACATAATTTTGTCAATATAAGCGCAGTTGAGTGGCAATGCTAACTGGAAATCTATGTATCCTAGTCTAGAATGCGAAGAGATTTAAAAGGAGCCGTGCAGATTTAACAGCCTGGCAGGTGAAGGCCGGGCGAGTGACGCGGACCAAATTGCCTTCCCAACCGCAGCGTTACTACCACGCACCTCGGCTTCGAGAAGGCTGCCGGCGCCTACGCGGCATACTCCAAGCCAGGAGCGGAATAAGGGCGTTGACGGGTCGGCGCAGTTCTACTACGGCTCTCCAACGCACAGGGCTGGGCGCCGGTGTTCGACGTGCTGCGCCTCTTCCCGGACGACGGGTGCTCGTACCCGACGGTCTGCGGCGCGTACGGCGTGTGCACGGACGCGCAGTGCAGCTGCCCCGACGCGGCCAACTTCCGCCCGGTGGACTTCCGGAGGCCCAACCGCGGCTGCGTCCCAGCAGCAACGCCGGCGACGTCGTGCGGCTCGTCACGGCGGCAGGGCACGCAGCACCGGCTGGTGTCGCTGCGGGACACGGGGTACTTCAACGACCACGCCACGAGCATGCGGGCCGTGGAGAGGGTGAGCGAGGAGGCGTGCAAGAAGGCATGCCTGGACGACTGCAAGTGCGCGGCGGCGCAGTTCTACTACGGCCCCGACGCCGGCGACGGGTTCTGCTACCTGCAGTCGGAGGTGTTGTCGATGCAGACGCTGCAGCCGGAGCTCGTGCACTACAACTCCACCATGCACATCAAGGTGCAGGCCAAATCGGCCAGGTCTTGACTCTTGATCACCATAATTACAAGGTCTTTGTGAAACAACACGAATAAAATTCTGGGCTATATGTACAAATTGCAACATTGCCACTGATGAAAATAATGACACGAAATCTTTTCACCATTCGCTGTTTATTGAGCACCTCCTCACAGACATATGTGACTTCAGAGAAGCACCACTATTGCTGCATCTTGCAGATCCACGCATCAAAGAGGGCCTTGGCCGTTTTAAGAGCGGAGTTTTCCTCTTTATTGTCACCGTCAGCAGAACGCGGAGTCAGAGCACCTCGGTGTCCTCCAGCGGCAGGATGGAAGATCCAGCTTCGGCAAATCTCACAACCGCGAACAGGTGCTGTTTCAGAATCAGCTGCACCAAAGAAGCCAGCGTCAAAAAAACAAAATGCCTATGAATGAATCACTATTCAGAAGGAGGACTTCTGAAAACCAACACACCTGGGTCCAACTTAACGCAGGAGACGCATGAGAAGCCCTTCTTATTCGAATTCGATCTCAGTTCCGCAAAGAAGTACTTTGGGACGAGCTCAACACAGGTGGTGCCCCCTTTCAGCCTAGCAAGGAAGTTGACATGCATCCACCTTTGCCATCGAGCGATAGAGAGGCAGGCCCTAGTTGCAAACATATTCAGTGATGATCTAGAAAAAATATTAGGAAAGTGATTTGCAGTGCACAACATTATGAAGCCAAAGATCTACAAAAAAAAAGTCACTATGAAGCCAAATATGCAGAAACAGTTAACCGGCAACTAATCAAGTGTACCAACGTTGGTGTACATAATAATGTGATTAATGATAATCAGGACCAAAGTAGGATACTCGACAGATAAAAAAAAAAGTAGGATACTCGAGGTCGGATATTAAAAAAGGTATATTTtctatcaaaattaaaaaaaggaTAGATTATAGCGCCGTCGCCAAGCGTCCAAAGTCTTAAGTCGCGAATATTCACGCGAGCGCACGCGCTATATGTACCGCAGCCCTATGTGTGTTTGTAGCATTTTACATACGTACAAGAATTGCCCTTATAAGGTTCTCTCAACTTTCACCTCTAGCCGATGTGGGACTAAAAATTCTCTCCTCAGCTCCTTTCCTCATCTACTGTGCAATTTTGTGCTGGGTAGAACATAGGCCGTTGCTGCATGCGGTTGTCTGGGCTTTGTCCTGGGCCTTGTTGTCTCCATCCGCTAGACCGGGTAAACAAAGATTGAATATAATAATCTGCTGGTTAAACTATTTGGAACACGACGGGTGGAAAAAAAGGACTAGGCTCGTGCATACATTTATTGCAACGTAGCATGCACCCCCTCGTTTCTCTCTCTACATAATTCTCGCATTATCACTCCACCAAGCCATCCGTGCAATTTCTTACCTGCACTAGCTAGAAGAAGGCATGCCTCGTTCACTCTCGCCCTCACGTGCTTCTGAACTCATACGCGTCTGGTTAGCCCACTGGCAACTCGCCCTAGTTTTTTATCTACCAATGCGTTGCCACGCTCTTCGATGACGACCGCTCTGACCCCACCTTTGCCATCGAGCGACAGAGAGGCAGGCCCTCGTCAATGCCTCGTACGTACTAGCCTGGACAAATGAAACGGCACGAGTGGTGGAGGTGGTGAGGGGGTGGGATTTCGAGGAGGTACTAATATACATCTGCACCATCCTACCTTCATCGGAACAAGCGTCGACGACCATGCCGCCAATTCCAGCCGCCCCATCGATGGGCGGCTAAACATCcaggtcctcctcctcccgccgctCATGCCCGATTCGCGATTCCAAGGCAGCCACTGGGGCACCTCTTCCTTCATCGGCCCAAGTTGGAGAAGGAGACAAAGCCGGAACCGGTCGTCCTAAAGCCGGAGCTGGAGCCCCTCGCCCTACCACTGTGGAAACACCGGAGCAGCTCTTTAGGAGCCAAATGAAGAAAAATGGCGGGAAAACTCCAAAACTTCAGATGGAGTCGTAGCCTCAATGGAACCGGCTAACAATAATGAAATATTTGTACAATCGAGGAGCCTAGCCTCATTATATACATGGAATCCCGTTCACCATGCTATGTATAGTATGGAGATCGACTGGCTAAGAGGTATGATGGGGCCAACCTAGCAATGAAATGCGGCTCATGCTTTTATGTGATTTCGGCACAACGATAACATATAAATCTCAAACGGATCGGAGTAGATTTAAAATTTTGGGCTCACAGTTAGGCAATGATCAGTGCCGATGGTATAGCTTCATCTCGCTAGGAGCATGAACCAGGGGTCTTTTATTTCATGTTATGAGATGGCGAACACTATAAGGGAGGAAAGTGGTGCGAggtgacgagaggccacattaacAACAAAATGTTAGGAAGATAAGTCGTACATAGAAAGTAGTTAGTCATAGTTTAGTTATGTCGCTTCGATATTTGACAGAGGCTGTAATGTAGATGGTCTGATTAAAATAGATTGAAGCAACTTTCAAACTTAATTATATCTCCATTCCCCTTAAAGAAAGCACGTGGGTTAGAAAACACAAGCAAGTTGAGCGAACGAAGCAACTGACCAGGGATAGTTAATTAACATTTCCGCTGACATATTCTCAAAAACAAAAAACATTTACGCTGACATTAAATCAATCACGGGGGTCTAGTGTCATTGCCTAATCGGCGGAGATTGAtggcaaaataaaattatttacgCTGAACAAATCATCTCTTGGAAACTCCTAACTAATGGAGGGCTAGTTTCCTCTCAATTAATCAAGACGACTAACTAATGTGCGATGGCTAGTAGCTCCATGTTGGCGACTAGCTACTAGCTAGTAACATGCATGCAACATGATGTCAGGTTTGACAAAGAGGCATGTTTCGGTCCATTTGAGTCGGGCACGGACATATATATAGGTCGCCGCCGGTTTTAGTCGGGTGGTGCGTCCAGTGTCCCGATGCATGTTGCCCTCCCCCGCCCACTGCCAAGGATTAATGCGCTGCCTCTAATGGTGATGGGACGGCGCCAAACGCATCGCCGGCTTCGCGTGTGTCGTGGATGATGCCAGCCCTCGGTGTCTCATGTTTCCCGCTCGTGCATCCATGATGATTTCTGTCCCACCGGAAAACATCACACGCCCGGCCGACCATTTCCCCCGCAGGCTGAGGCTATAAAGGATATAATCAATTTTCTTTTTAAAAGAACCAGAGTTTTTCTTTTTGATAATTCTGGACAGTAAATCCTCAGTGTTGACAAATTACTTGACAGTAAATCCTCAGTGTTGACAAATTACTTGACAGTAAATCCTTAGTGTTGACACTAAATCCAGACAACTTTTATGGCTGAATCTGAGTGTGAAACTCTTGCTTGGTGAACATGAGACTCGTCGTCGTCCAGGCTGAGGCGCGTGGGCGTGACGCTGAAGGTCTCGTCGTCCATAAAATTGCAGAGTGGGCACGGATCGAGAACGCAGAAGGTGGAGTGGAGGGGAATCGGTCGCTGGGAGCCAGCTTCTCCTCGCGTCGGCCTTTCCTTTAATTTGATCCGTGCGCTAGTACGTGCCTGAGGCGGGGGATGCAGGGGAGGAGATTTCGGCGTGTAGCTCGGCCTCGGAGCAGCCACGACACGATGATGCAGGGGAGGCGTCCATCAGCGTACCAATTTGTTGCTAACCAACGAAATCTTCCGTCATGGTGTGCTGTAGAATGTCTGCTAATCTAGTCTCTGTCAGGTGTTAGAGTTTCAGTTATAGGCGTCGTTTTTCTTCAGTTAGCCAGTTAACGAGTCAGCTACTTTCCAGGTTCTAAATATATAGGATCGTTGTTTAAGTCGTTGATCCGATCTGTACGCTGCGTCCGTTTTGCTCCGACGTGGGACAGAGCGTCTGCAATTATACCGTGTTTCTAAAAAAAAAGACAGACACGATCGATCTCTTCGAGAATAAAAGGAGGAGAAAGATATGAGAAAAGCTGTCGGTTGAACACAGCACCAAAACATGTCTCCATCTCTGGTTTTCTTGAGTACAATCGCGCGAGGAGACGGGCCACATACAAGCGCTAATGGAACATTTGTCGGCTCATTGCTTCCGTCAAGTATTATCTGCTCCAGGACAACAACGGTGCCGGAGAAGTTCCTCTTCTACAGCGGCTACGCACAGACGGGGCTGTTCGCCGGCATCGACGACCTCCTAGCGCTCGGTCGGCAGTCCATGTCCCTCAAGTCGCAGGTGTCTTCTCCTACTGCCTCCCGCCCAAAGAGACCTCCGTGGGGCACCTGACGCTGGCGCGCCGAGCACCGCGTCGGGGTTCGCGACCACGAGGCTGCTGACGACGTGGAAAGTGCCGGCGTTCTACATTGTGCCGGTGGGTGGCGTCCCGACGTTGGTGGACACGTGCACGGCGATCACGCGGCTGCCGCCAATGGTGAACACAGTGTTCGGCGGCGGCGCGATGCTGGCCCTGGAGGCGCCAGGGGGTCCCGCCGAGCGGGTACCTCGCGTTCGCTCCCAACGGTCGCGACGGCGACGCGGCCATCCTCAGGAATGTGCAGCAGCGGTGCGATTCGACGGTCGTATTGTAACCTCGATAATTAAGAAATGAACAAGTCCCATTGTGGTGTGTTGTGTATCTGAGTTGCTAGCTAGCTGATATGCAGATGGAGAGCTGGTTTTTCTAGTTGTTCCGTCCTTCGTAGGATGTTTTCATGTAGCCTGCTTCCGCGAGCCAAACCAGCCCACATCTAATATCTTTGCTTTTGGAACGAGTCAAATCGTGTGCATGGTTTTGGCGGCAAGGAGGTCAACATGGATTCACCCTTGCATTTACTACTGGCACATACTGGTACTCTCTGTgtctcagtttactagtcttcCACGTATCCCTAGGTCGCAATTTGACCTAtataatttaattatttaatacaaaaattatatcattagaaaagtgGCGGGGGCTTCCTCGTCGACGTGGGTGACGGCGGACGGGATCTCCTCCTCGACGCATACGGTGGATCGGCCGGCGCGGGTGATGGGCGGCGGTGGCTCTGCGCTGCGGACCCCCCTCCCATAGGCTCTCCCCCGCAGCACAACGGCaagggctggtggtgg
Coding sequences within it:
- the LOC127340466 gene encoding uncharacterized mitochondrial protein AtMg00810-like; its protein translation is MAYLLLYVDDIILTASTAGLLRQLTDSLRAEFALKDLGPLHYFLGIEVVRRVDGFFLHQRKYTHELLERAGMLNCNPALTPVDTKAKLSASDGSLASDALFYRSIIGALQYLTLTRPEL